A window of Mus musculus strain C57BL/6J chromosome 3, GRCm38.p6 C57BL/6J genomic DNA:
AAAAAGTTCCCCTAAGATCTTATTTGTCAGTTTAACTGCTACCCCAGGGAAGCACAATAAACCTCCCCAGGAACAGgctatgtatatgataatataaaTAGACCTGACTTTAGACGGCTACATATCAAGTAGACTCTGGAAAGCAATGGGCTCAGCACTGCTCAGGTTAGTCAAACCACGTTAAAACGTGTTTCCTTGATGAAATGGAATTCGTAAGGTCTCAAAATTGCCTATTTAACAGTAACAGTATTTGGGGGCCCATAACTTGTTTTGCAAAGTGTCCACATAGTTATCATAAAGGGTTCTTGCCTATACATGAGACCCCAGAGTTGCTGTCCAGGACCTAAATAACCAAATACCTTGGGCCTGTAGATCACTTGGGCCTGTAGATGTAACTCACCCCAGCTTAAGAACAGCTATAATTAATCAATTAGGCACTCGAGTGGCACAACCAATAGTGTCTGGTATTTATATGGTAATCTAAATTGATTTGCTAATTCCCATAAAATGTTACTAAGAATGGCTATAGTTTGCTGACCCCAGAACAGTCTGTCAACTTCATTTTAAATCAACCTTTAGGTTGGTGATACACCAATCACTAAGATATATCTTACTGCCTAATAATACGGTTCTACTTCTGTTAtgttcttgctttgttttataagaatgctacattttaaaacaaatgattcTAAATGCAAATAAGCCCCATAGCATTTTTACAGTATTGCATTTGAGATGCCTTAACATCACTATGTGGCCCAGACTACCTAAAACCAGAGACCCTCCTGCTAGAGTTACAGTCATGTGCCACCCACCACACTCTGCTTTCCAGCTTTGAATAATAAGGCATGCCAACAACCTTCTTTCCCATCACCAAGTTGTACAAAACGCTATCTTTTACCTGTAAGCCAAGAAAGCTACTGGTCTCTGATGCCCATGTTCATCGGTCATTGAGCCAACACTTGGAGGTTCAACGATAACATCATAGATTATTCCTAAATGAAAGACAACAATACATACTAGATCTTAGTTTGAAAAGTAGATCTCCAGTTTTAATTGCCTCTAATTACATTTAAGTGGGACTTATCCATACATAAAGAAGGCTtctgggctgggagatggcttagtgggtaagagcactgactactcttccaaaggtcctgagttcaaatcccagcaaccacatggtgcctcacaaccatctgtaatgagatctgatgccctctcctggtgtgtctgaagacagctacagtgtacttatttataataataaataaatctttgggctggagtgaatGGGGccaactggagtgagcagaggtccaacaaccagatgaaggctcacaaatatctgtacagctatagtgtatgctaacatacataaaataaataaataaataaataaaaaagaagaaggtcgggcggtggtggcacatgcctttaataccagcactttggaggcacaggcaggcagatttctgagttcgaggccagcctggtctacaaagttgagttccaggacagccagggctagacagagaaaccctatctcgaaaaaacaaaaaacaaaacaaaacaaaaaaaagaaggctTCTTTGATTGTATTATTATAATCAAAGAAGATCCAGCTAATCTGATTTTTGGTGAGGTGGTTTCAATAGTTATGAACCCCATAGATTCGTATGTTAAAATGTTTGGCCATAGGAAGTGGTGTTATTAGGAGGTATgcttactggaggaagtgtggccttgtcaaaggaagtgtgtcacggtggaggtgggctttgaggtcttaaatgTTCAAGCTACGCCCAGtgtaaaacagacacacacagttgccttctgctgcctgctgatcaagTTGTAGAATATTCAgcccctccagcaccatgtctgcctgggcactgccatgtttcctgccatgatgctaatggattgaacctttgaaactataagccagccccagttaaatgttttcttttataagagttgccttggtcatggtgtctctttacagcaatgttTAGAATGACATCTAGACAACATTATCTCTCAAAGAGGTGCCAAGTTTACCAAAGAAACAGAGTAACAAGGCTCTGATGAACACTGAGGCTGCTCTACATCCTGCAGTATCAAATATGCAGCTAAGATTCCATTCTCTATGGAAAATACAGAGGCACATTGTCTCATTAGTATGTGAATTTGCTTTCAGCTTTAAAAAATACcacaacaggggctggagagaaggttcagaggttaagagtattaactgctctttcagaggtcctaagttcaactcccagaaaccacatggtagctctgaACCATCTATGATGAAATCTAGTGTCCCCTTCTGAGtggcaggcatgcatgcatatgtacatgtatacatgataAGAAAAAACTAGCATAAATTGTGTATCTAGCAAATTGTTGTTGTAAAGTAAGCTTACTAGTTACTTTTACTAGTAAAAGTTTGACCTTATACCTATTACATATGCCTATTTACCCAAGGTTGTGCAAAAATCTGTCAGGAAAAATGGGGACACATAGGAGGAAAAATGCCAGAAGTGCTGGTCTAAGTGAACAAAACACCTCACTAGTCTCCTGGTCCACGTTggtccacactttttttttttttcttttctagtatGACCCTTCTAACCATTCAAACTCAGACTAACAGATCATTTCTCCAGGAAACATACTGGAATTAAATCAATGCTTCTAAACTCTACTGTGTAGCAGAAAGCAATTGTGCGGTAGTTAGCATGTCTCCACTACCTTCTATGGAGGGCAGAGTCATTATATTTTCTTtgctgttatcccagcactgagtTAACAGAAAGTCAGTGTCGCCTGTCCTTCCCAGCAACATTGCTTAGGTACAGGTACACTCAGTTTTTAGAAAGCTGTCCATTAGAATTTTCAGCTCtcccagcaccacgtctgcctgcacaCGACTGCCATGCTTCTCGCCATGCTGAGAAGAAGCCATTCCAGAAGCCAAACGGTAAATGTACAAAATGCGCCCTTCCATTTTGACCCAGTGGTTGGGGCAGCGAAATTCCCCCCAAACCCCattctaaaaccaccaaaactGTGGCCCAATAGAAAGCTGAGGCTTCTCACAAAAACTGTCTCCAAAGGAAGCAAAagtcaagaaacaagctggcaaGAATGAACACTAAGTTCTTAAAGCCCAAGGCATTAGGTGTCATATTCACGATTCACTGTGCTGAGCAAAAGTGAATGTTAACGCCACACACACCAggtaatgtctttttttttttttttcttaaacaacaacaacaatgtttAAAGTGGCCTTTAGCATTTCCGTTAATGTGCACTCCGTAGAATGCCAACTCTACAGTTAAATACTGTCTTCTACCTCTTCAAATATGCCAAGTAGCCTCAGAAAGCAGTTAAGCAATAGCAATATGTCTACACACACCCTAAAAAAAGTTGAACCACTTTTGCTAACcaaaaatctttttaattttctgaattaAGTAGTACACTACTTCCTAAATTCCTGAAGCCCAGTCCTGGATACATCCTGGAACTGTCGCTCCAAAGGGTGCTCTAGAGCCTGCAGACGGACTGCCAACTCACCAATAGGCAAAGCCACACCCCTCTGCATTTTCCACTTAAGGGATTTGGTGACAGATATCTAAAAAGCACTGCTTCCCTTCTATTTTCTGAGTCCCATTTTCTGCCCTCTGAGATACACCATCTTTTTGCAAGCCTCAATTCCAATCTCACGTATTTCTCAAAAAAACCGTGGCTTCGGTAAGTTCCCTTCTCATTCCTGTGATTTGACATAAAGCAATCCAAGCCCCTGGGGTCTGAACTAACAAACTCAAAGGTTATCAGATCTCTTCCACGATTTCAGGGTCCTCACGATTAGTTTAATAAAAGTCCCACACTCTCTCGACCAACCAAGGAAACACAGTGATTCAAAAATGATGTTCCCAAGACCCTGGTCAAACAATGCACAGCAAGAAATAACAACTAGCTGGACTTGACAATTATATCCAACTCAGCGCTCGAAGGAAAAAGCGGGCAGAGAGGAgaccatctctttccagtgaaagGCGTGAGCCTACGGGGCCCGGCTCGGGGGCCACGCGCCTCCGGAGCGAGCAGCCTGCGCGCCCACCCGACCCATCACGGCCGAGTTACCTCCGGTAATGAGGAAGTAAGATACCACTACCAGGGCGTACACCGTCATAGCCGACGGCATGTGCACCCAGGGCGGTTTCTTCAGCTTCAGGTTGGGGCATTCGAGCACTAAGAATGGGACTCGGTACAGAGTCTCCATGTCCCCGGCGGTAGGGCCAGCCCTCTGGCCTCCAGCCTCCCGCACCGCCCGGAAACACGCCCGCCTACTGCGCATGCGTAAGCCGAGGACCACAGGTCTGTAGAAGTCAGAAGGAGACAAGATATTCactgtagaaagaaagaaattgcactAACCTGataaataatatacatatttaaaaataaataataatggtCGTTTTTAGGCTTGAGTGTGGGTTAGAAGCTTTTTTCTTACTGAGAGATCATTGTTTATTATATACCTTCCAGGACCTGCAAGGCGTCCTACGTGGCCAAGCCACAGAAGCGGAGAGATTAGCATCCCCACTGCCCCGCCCACTTGCTGACGCCACCTACTTGAGAGCTGATTGGCTGCTGGAAACTCTTAAGTTCATAGAGCTGGAGGATGAATGAAAGTTTAGATGTGTGCTCCCTTTTAGTATTGGAGGTCTCCCCTCGGGGCTTTAAAAAGCTCTAATTCGCTGAGCTTTTTCTTCATGCTGTATAGCGACGCTAATTGGCAGTAATTGCCAAAGTAGTATGGgctttataaaaaataataataataaatgaataaaacccaCACAGTCCATGTCAACCACAAACTGTGACAGAACAAATATTACTTTAAACCATTTTCAGTCACGCCTGAGTTAGTAAAAATCACCCAGGCCAAAAATCTTGAAGTCATTCTGGTTTCTCACCTTAATTACCTGCTTAGTAGGGCGCCGGCTTCAGCACCATaaatactaaaattggaacggaAAATCCTGCCACCTGGCTACTTCAGGTGTCTTCCTGCCAAGGTATCAAATGTAAATAAGAAAGGACTTTACTAGCTAGAGACAGTAATCCTGATCAATCAAGGAAATAACGGGCTATTATAAAACAGCAAGGAGGGGGGAAATGTTTTTGGAATACAGAAGCTCCGCTGCAGTGCCTCTTATCGTTCCCGTATCCTATGATAAAAAGCTTAAGCAACATAACAAGCCAATGGGGGTAGAAATGTTAGTGGCTTGGAccattcagattttaaaatttgagccACAGCAGGAGTTAAGGAACTAAAATCATCTACTGTTAGTTTTactataagcaacagaaatatgAAGTGTGAACTGGCgatgaatatattttttttcaaaaacatacaATATGGATATCATGTCAAGCTGTGTCATACCATGCTTGTATTTCATTAACTCACAAAGCTGGAGtaccgccgggcagtggtggcacacacctttaatcccagcacttgggaggcagaggcagacagatttctgagtttgaggacagcctggtctacagagtgagttccaggacagctgaggctatacagagaaaccctgtctcaaaaaaccattaaaaaaataaataaataaaaagctggaGTAACATTGCCCAGATCCTTCTCACTGCAtaattattttggttttcttttttttctctctctctcttttttaaaaaggtgccAGGATCAAAATTAGTGCTACAAATATGCTAGGCTGAGTTAAAACTCTGAAACGTTTTTAATTAGAAGAAACATCATTAGTTTTAAgagacagtattttttttaaactacggtcattatttctaaaactttaaaatactaaATTGAAAATGGGTAGATTAAATAAATATCTGGTGAAGCATCAATATAGTGAGATACTGGGGAACCAGCACATGTGATGCCAAAGAAGTTCATTTTTCCTGAAATGGAGAGATGCTCAGGGCAGGTCTGAAATGAAGAATAGCGGGAGTGAAAAAGAGGCCCGTGGAGAACTGACTCATTCATGTGTGCATTTTTCAGGCATCGTGCACTGACGAAAGTCTAAAGGAACATAAAAACAAACGTGTGTGTGATAAAACTGTAGACTATGCCTTTTCCAAAATACTACCAATTACATACGAACAACGTTTGTATGTAATATGCATGTTCAATATGTTATATTCTATGTTCGAAAAGTTTAAAGAGTTCCCAGTTATAACATGGCAGTTACTTTCTACCAAAGAATACAGTGCTGTGTTCTCCAAGGATTAGCTGGTTATAGtacagtatagtatagtatagtatagtataggtTATATAGGTCTGCTTGTATCCAAGAGATGGTGGATATTTGTTATGATCAGAAACTCGATGTCATAAGTTCGGGGGCAATGTCTGCTTTATTACTGAATCTTCAGAGCTTTTGACCAGCTGGCATAGTAGGACCCATTAGCTACGTGTTGACTGGATCAGTGACTGAGCCTCTTCCATAGCTTCAGACTCTTCAGTGTGTCCCCTGACGATTGTGCTTTCTTCATgtatctttggttttgtttctttctctgcatCTCTGGCATCAGCAGCCCAGAGACATCATCTCTGGCCTCTGGGTCACGCCACATTGTTTCCAAGGTGCTATTTCTAAGAAACCGAGCAGATTTCAGAAGATCCACGGCGATACCATCTTTACTGCTAGCTACAGAGAAGTAAGGACATGGGCCGGACAGGAACGTTGGATTGCCGTGTagtctcagtctctgctctctctccattttctgtctTACACCTTCTCTTCTTACTCGATAATTGCTTTGTGGAAATTGTGCACGTGCTCGGAAGACATCGCCTGACCTCTCACACTTTCTTCCCCATCCCTGCGGAGCTTGGGGGTCACTGGGCTTCAGTGGGGTGCTGGTATTGTTCACCGTTCACTCCTCCATCAATTCCTCAAACATGGGTGGGGTAAGTAGCAGGGATGAGTTCTCGCCTGTGTGCTGCTGGCTTCAAGGTAACCAGCGCATGACTCTCGCCCTCAACAAAGCTTTGCCCCCAGGTGCAGACCCATAAGCCTGTCCtcttggcactcaggaggctcaAGCAAGGAGCACCATGAGGCTGCGGTAGCTGTCATAGGAGCATAGGAGACTCACACATAATTGATGCACCTAAGTGTGATATGGAGCTAATAGGGATTagggctttttgtttggttggttggttttgtttattgtgttgttactattattgttgttgttgttgttgttattaaaggggtttttttgttgttgtttggtcagtttttttggtaggtttttttgttgttgttgtggtggtggtggtggtggtggtggtggtgttttttgttttttgttttttgtgggtttttgttttttgttttttgtttttgtttttttttgtttttgtttttgttttgttttttttgagacagtttttcactgtatagccctggctgtcttctcagtaaaccaggctggtctcaaactcaatgctgggattaaagacattttcCACCACACTAGGCTTTGGgtcttttg
This region includes:
- the Ostc gene encoding oligosaccharyltransferase complex subunit OSTC — translated: METLYRVPFLVLECPNLKLKKPPWVHMPSAMTVYALVVVSYFLITGGIIYDVIVEPPSVGSMTDEHGHQRPVAFLAYRVNGQYIMEGLASSFLFTMGGLGFIILDRSNAPNIPKLNRFLLLFIGFVCVLLSFFMARVFMRMKLPGYLMG